A single genomic interval of Psychroserpens sp. NJDZ02 harbors:
- a CDS encoding WG repeat-containing protein, which produces MKKAAILLIAIVLFPIIGHSQNSEGLEFISPFHDGVAAVKKGKQWAFINADGTIVVDFRADLVPTTSGDSAYPIFNSDRCLIKQVIDGIPYYGYIDKTGVVSVKPQFLNATNFNTNSAIALKLIKVDLGENGLVGKEMYLYKYFETTIDVSGEIKTVLTEEETIGLIPKNFRTPLAITSKFISEHLIATKSKDTNLWYLKKID; this is translated from the coding sequence ATGAAAAAAGCAGCCATTTTACTTATCGCCATCGTTTTATTTCCAATTATAGGTCATTCTCAAAATAGTGAAGGTTTAGAGTTTATATCACCTTTTCATGACGGGGTTGCCGCTGTCAAGAAAGGAAAGCAATGGGCGTTTATAAATGCAGACGGTACTATTGTTGTCGATTTTAGAGCTGATTTAGTACCAACGACATCGGGAGATAGTGCTTACCCTATTTTTAATAGTGATAGATGTTTAATTAAGCAGGTCATTGATGGCATTCCATATTATGGCTATATTGATAAAACAGGTGTAGTTAGTGTCAAGCCTCAGTTTTTAAATGCTACTAATTTTAATACTAATTCGGCTATAGCCTTAAAATTAATTAAAGTCGATTTGGGAGAAAATGGATTGGTTGGCAAGGAAATGTATCTTTATAAATATTTTGAAACGACCATAGATGTTTCAGGCGAAATTAAAACGGTCTTAACGGAAGAAGAAACAATCGGTCTAATACCTAAAAACTTTAGAACCCCATTAGCGATTACTTCTAAATTTATTTCAGAGCATTTAATAGCCACTAAGTCTAAAGATACTAACCTTTGGTATTTAAAAAAAATAGACTAA